The Streptomyces luteogriseus genome includes a window with the following:
- a CDS encoding substrate-binding domain-containing protein: MGRLGLRGAAGLLAVLLAVSLAGCTDSGGEGEGGLTIGLLLPSRAVPRWEKSDKPLIEKRVEELCADCTVVYANAENDAASQRQQMTSMITRGVSALILDVVDPKALRSSVRAAQREGIPVVAYDRLAEGPISGFVSFDGAQVGMLQGQALMKGMGARADGGGVVMMNGDPSSPNAAWYEGGARAALRDEVRILKSYDTLGWRTENAHDHMSAAISDLGPSRIDGVLAANDSIAAGVISALKSARVSPLPPVTGQDADLDAVQRIVKGEQYMTVYKPFRLETEAAAAMAVALARGNDIDALVTTTVDSPTTEDVPAVLLTPTAVTRETIGRTVVRNGVYTLDQICTPKLRPACDRAGLTR; this comes from the coding sequence ATGGGCCGCCTCGGCCTGCGTGGCGCCGCCGGGCTGCTGGCGGTCCTCCTGGCCGTGTCTCTCGCCGGATGTACCGACAGCGGCGGGGAGGGCGAGGGCGGCCTGACCATCGGACTGCTGCTGCCGAGCCGGGCCGTGCCCCGCTGGGAAAAGTCGGACAAGCCGCTGATCGAGAAGCGGGTGGAGGAGCTGTGCGCCGACTGCACGGTCGTGTACGCCAACGCCGAGAACGACGCGGCGAGCCAGCGGCAGCAGATGACCTCCATGATCACCCGGGGGGTCTCGGCCCTGATCCTGGACGTCGTCGACCCCAAGGCCCTGCGCTCCTCGGTCCGCGCCGCACAGCGCGAGGGCATCCCGGTCGTCGCCTACGACCGGCTCGCCGAGGGCCCGATCTCGGGGTTCGTCAGTTTCGACGGCGCCCAGGTCGGCATGCTCCAGGGCCAGGCACTCATGAAGGGCATGGGCGCCAGGGCCGACGGCGGCGGTGTCGTCATGATGAACGGCGACCCGTCCAGCCCCAACGCCGCCTGGTACGAGGGCGGAGCCCGGGCCGCCCTCCGGGACGAGGTGCGGATCCTGAAGTCGTACGACACCCTGGGGTGGCGCACGGAGAACGCGCACGACCACATGTCCGCCGCGATCAGCGACCTCGGGCCGAGCCGGATCGACGGGGTGCTCGCGGCCAACGACTCGATCGCGGCCGGTGTCATCTCGGCCCTCAAGAGTGCCCGTGTCTCGCCCCTGCCCCCGGTCACCGGGCAGGACGCCGACCTCGACGCCGTGCAGCGCATCGTCAAGGGCGAGCAGTACATGACCGTCTACAAGCCGTTCCGGCTGGAGACCGAGGCGGCCGCCGCGATGGCCGTCGCCCTGGCGCGCGGCAACGACATCGACGCCCTGGTCACGACGACGGTGGACAGCCCCACCACGGAGGACGTCCCGGCGGTCCTGCTCACCCCGACCGCAGTGACGCGCGAGACGATCGGCCGGACGGTCGTGCGGAACGGCGTCTACACGCTCGACCAGATCTGCACCCCGAAGCTCCGCCCCGCCTGCGACCGGGCCGGGCTCACCCGGTGA
- a CDS encoding ATP-binding cassette domain-containing protein gives MAHPPVLALRGITKRFGGVQALVDVDLQVRAGEVVALAGDNGAGKSTLVKVISGVSPADRGIIEWEGHLVQIKRPHDAHALGIATVYQDLAMCDNLDVVGNLFLGREIDRVGVLDEVEMERRARDLMRALSIRIPDVRMPVAELSAGQRQAVAISRSLMGVPKVLLLDEPTAALGVEQTSHLLDLIEEVRDRGMAIILISHNMGDIKAVADRVAVLRLGRNNGLFDVSTVTQEQIISSVTGAADNAVAHRSKGDEEAWP, from the coding sequence GTGGCCCATCCCCCCGTACTGGCGTTGCGCGGCATCACCAAGCGCTTCGGCGGCGTCCAGGCGCTCGTGGACGTCGACCTCCAGGTGCGGGCCGGGGAGGTCGTGGCGCTGGCGGGTGACAACGGAGCCGGCAAGTCCACGCTGGTCAAGGTGATCTCCGGGGTCAGTCCCGCCGACCGGGGCATCATCGAGTGGGAGGGACACCTGGTACAGATCAAACGCCCGCACGACGCCCACGCCCTGGGCATCGCGACCGTGTACCAGGACCTCGCGATGTGCGACAACCTGGACGTGGTCGGCAATCTCTTCCTCGGCCGCGAGATCGACCGGGTGGGTGTCCTCGACGAGGTCGAGATGGAGCGCCGGGCCCGCGATCTGATGCGCGCCCTGTCGATCCGCATCCCCGACGTACGGATGCCGGTCGCCGAGCTGTCGGCCGGGCAGCGGCAGGCCGTGGCGATCTCCCGCTCGCTGATGGGCGTGCCCAAGGTGCTGCTGCTCGACGAGCCCACCGCCGCCCTGGGCGTGGAGCAGACCAGCCATCTGCTCGATCTGATCGAGGAGGTGCGCGACCGCGGGATGGCGATCATCCTCATCAGCCACAACATGGGCGACATCAAGGCCGTCGCGGACCGGGTCGCGGTGCTGCGGCTGGGCCGCAACAACGGTCTGTTCGACGTCAGCACCGTGACTCAGGAGCAGATCATCTCCTCCGTCACCGGGGCGGCGGACAACGCCGTGGCCCATCGCTCGAAGGGCGACGAGGAGGCGTGGCCGTGA
- a CDS encoding sugar ABC transporter permease gives MSRGGPHGGGGPAGPGSAGPVATGRERRAGRGWQDSVREYARDVRGRVRDGERGPLLVIAGLIVIWIVFQGLDDKFLSPRNLSNLSVDIVGTGLVAVGIVFVLLIKEIDLSVGSVSGLAGAAFAVLNVNQGVPEWLAVIVAVAAGTAVGAFHGFFHAWLGVPAFVVTLAGLLIWNGLTLYLLGASGTINIDEEGLVASLTSRHFGNDLAAYAVAALGTGGYFLAARRRRNRHRATGMPYRPGGEIWMRTGLLAVVAFAGAHTLNRFQGLPLALLIFLVVLVVSDYVLRRTRYGRRVYALGGGVEAARRAGIGVERVRIAMFMVSGTLAAFGGLFVASGLTSASPTTARAAGSGMLLINAIAAAVIGGTSLFGGRGSPWSVLLGVVVIQSIASGMGLLGVQDAVQFMITGGVLLAAVAADALSRRAQARRGRP, from the coding sequence GTGAGCCGCGGCGGGCCGCACGGCGGCGGTGGACCGGCCGGGCCGGGCAGTGCGGGGCCGGTCGCCACCGGCCGCGAGCGACGCGCCGGCCGCGGCTGGCAGGACAGTGTGCGGGAATACGCCCGGGACGTCCGCGGCAGAGTGCGCGACGGCGAGCGCGGGCCGCTCCTGGTCATCGCCGGGCTGATCGTGATCTGGATCGTCTTCCAGGGGCTGGACGACAAGTTCCTCTCGCCGCGCAACCTGTCCAACCTCAGCGTGGACATCGTCGGGACCGGGCTGGTCGCCGTCGGCATCGTGTTCGTGCTGCTGATCAAGGAGATCGATCTGTCGGTCGGCTCGGTCAGCGGCCTGGCGGGGGCGGCGTTCGCCGTGCTGAACGTGAACCAGGGGGTGCCGGAGTGGCTGGCGGTGATCGTGGCGGTGGCCGCGGGCACGGCCGTGGGCGCCTTCCACGGGTTCTTCCACGCCTGGCTCGGCGTGCCCGCTTTCGTGGTGACGCTGGCCGGGCTGCTGATCTGGAACGGGCTGACGCTCTACCTGCTGGGGGCGAGCGGCACGATCAACATCGACGAGGAGGGCCTGGTCGCCTCCCTGACCAGCAGGCACTTCGGCAACGACCTGGCGGCGTACGCGGTCGCGGCGCTCGGCACGGGCGGGTACTTCCTGGCCGCCCGCCGCCGGCGGAACCGCCACCGGGCGACCGGGATGCCCTACCGGCCCGGGGGCGAGATCTGGATGCGCACCGGTCTGCTGGCGGTGGTCGCCTTCGCCGGGGCCCACACCCTCAATCGGTTCCAGGGGCTGCCGCTCGCGCTGCTGATCTTCCTGGTGGTCCTGGTCGTCTCGGACTACGTGCTGCGCCGCACCCGCTACGGGCGGCGGGTGTACGCGCTCGGCGGCGGGGTCGAGGCGGCGCGGCGTGCCGGGATCGGGGTGGAGCGGGTGCGGATCGCGATGTTCATGGTGTCGGGGACGCTGGCCGCGTTCGGCGGGCTGTTCGTGGCCTCGGGACTGACCTCGGCGAGCCCCACGACGGCGCGTGCCGCCGGTTCGGGGATGCTGCTGATCAACGCGATCGCGGCGGCCGTCATCGGCGGGACGAGCCTGTTCGGCGGGCGGGGCTCGCCCTGGTCGGTGCTGCTCGGCGTGGTGGTCATCCAGTCGATCGCCTCGGGCATGGGGCTGCTGGGGGTGCAGGACGCCGTGCAGTTCATGATCACCGGTGGGGTGCTGCTGGCCGCCGTGGCGGCCGACGCGCTCTCGCGGCGCGCTCAGGCCAGACGCGGCCGACCCTGA
- a CDS encoding ABC transporter substrate-binding protein: MKRSRLTQAAVAFAAAAGLVLAGCGDSDLPGGEEQADLSVLATDVPQIQTLEKLTRKHFTAETGITVDYTLLPENEAREKMNREFATQAGTYDVASVSAYEVPIYADNGWLAPLDSYVKADEEFDQDDVFPNLQSSLTGEDGKLYAEPFYGEGSFLMYRKDLFRKDGLTMPPDPTWQQVADLAARVDGSEGASGICLRGLPGWGQNLAPINTVVNTFGGAWYDMDWNARLTSPEFRKAVGFYVDLLRTHGQPGAERMGVLEILDRFVEGKCAMMYDATSLASSIEADSSSVKGKVGYVPAPHERTDKAGWLWTWAWGVQQASANKDAAWEFISWASSKEFQELVGQEVGWTSAPAGNRMSLYEKPEYQQAADAWYRQEFTAATDSADPKDPGVGPRPYEGIGFLGIPEFAVLGTAVSEQIAAAIAGQQSVDAALDKSQDLAQAAAAKYRGE; encoded by the coding sequence ATGAAACGAAGCCGCCTCACCCAGGCGGCCGTGGCCTTCGCGGCCGCCGCCGGTCTGGTCCTCGCCGGGTGCGGTGACTCCGATCTGCCCGGCGGCGAGGAGCAGGCCGACCTCAGCGTGCTCGCGACGGACGTGCCGCAGATCCAGACCCTCGAGAAGCTCACCAGGAAGCACTTCACGGCCGAGACCGGCATCACCGTCGACTACACGCTGCTGCCGGAGAACGAGGCGCGGGAGAAGATGAACCGCGAGTTCGCCACCCAGGCCGGCACCTACGACGTGGCGAGCGTCAGCGCGTACGAGGTGCCGATCTACGCGGACAACGGCTGGCTCGCCCCGCTCGACTCCTATGTGAAGGCCGACGAGGAGTTCGACCAGGACGACGTCTTCCCGAATCTGCAGTCCTCGCTGACCGGGGAGGACGGCAAGCTCTACGCCGAACCCTTCTACGGCGAGGGCTCCTTCCTGATGTACCGCAAGGACCTGTTCCGCAAGGACGGGCTGACCATGCCGCCGGACCCGACCTGGCAGCAGGTCGCCGACCTCGCCGCCCGGGTCGACGGCTCCGAGGGCGCGAGCGGCATCTGCCTGCGCGGCCTGCCCGGCTGGGGCCAGAACCTCGCCCCGATCAACACGGTCGTCAACACCTTCGGCGGCGCCTGGTACGACATGGACTGGAACGCCCGTCTGACCTCACCGGAGTTCAGGAAGGCCGTCGGTTTCTACGTCGACCTGCTCCGCACCCACGGGCAGCCCGGCGCCGAGCGGATGGGCGTGCTGGAGATCCTGGACCGTTTCGTCGAGGGCAAGTGCGCCATGATGTACGACGCCACGTCGCTGGCCTCGTCGATCGAGGCCGACAGTTCCTCGGTCAAGGGCAAGGTGGGCTACGTCCCGGCACCGCACGAGAGGACCGACAAGGCGGGCTGGCTGTGGACCTGGGCCTGGGGCGTCCAGCAGGCGTCCGCGAACAAGGACGCCGCCTGGGAGTTCATCTCCTGGGCCTCCTCCAAGGAGTTCCAGGAGCTGGTCGGCCAGGAGGTGGGCTGGACCTCGGCGCCCGCCGGGAACCGCATGTCGCTCTACGAGAAGCCCGAGTACCAGCAGGCGGCCGATGCCTGGTACCGGCAGGAGTTCACGGCGGCGACGGACTCCGCCGACCCCAAGGACCCGGGCGTCGGCCCCCGCCCCTATGAGGGCATCGGCTTCCTGGGCATCCCCGAGTTCGCCGTGCTGGGTACGGCCGTCTCCGAGCAGATCGCCGCGGCCATCGCCGGGCAGCAGTCGGTGGACGCGGCCCTGGACAAGTCCCAGGACCTCGCCCAGGCCGCGGCGGCGAAGTACCGGGGCGAGTGA
- the acnA gene encoding aconitate hydratase AcnA, whose translation MSANSFDARSTLQVGDESYEIFRLDKVEGSARLPYSLKVLLENLLRTEDGANITADHIRALGGWDSQAQPSQEIQFTPARVIMQDFTGVPCVVDLATMREAVKELGGDPAKINPLAPAELVIDHSVIADKFGTNDAFKQNVDLEYGRNKERYQFLRWGQTAFDEFKVVPPGTGIVHQVNIEHLARVVMVRDGKAYPDTLVGTDSHTTMVNGLGVLGWGVGGIEAEAAMLGQPVSMLIPRVVGFKLTGELTPGTTATDLVLTITEMLRKHGVVGKFVEFYGEGVAATSLANRATIGNMSPEFGSTAAIFPIDDETINYMRLTGRSEQQLALVEAYAKEQGLWLDPKAEPDFSEKLELDLSTVVPSIAGPKRPQDRIVLANAAEQFKTDVRNYVDSVDEAGQESFPASDSPAVAPNGAPSNPVTVTAPDGTSYEIDHGAVTVAAITSCTNTSNPYVMVAAALVAKKAVEKGLTRKPWVKTTLAPGSKVVTDYFEKAGLTPYLDKVGFNLVGYGCTTCIGNSGPLPEEVSKAVNDHDLAVTSVLSGNRNFEGRINPDVKMNYLASPPLVVAYALAGSMKVDITKDALGADQDGNPVFLKDIWPTEAEVNEVVASAIGEDMFAKSYSDVFAGDAQWQALPIPTGNTFEWDAESTYVRKPPYFEGMTMETTPVSDISGARVLAKLGDSVTTDHISPAGAIKADTPAGKYLTEHGVERRDFNSYGSRRGNHEVMIRGTFANIRLRNQIAPGTEGGYTRDFTQADAPVSFIYDASQNYQAAGIPLVVLAGKEYGSGSSRDWAAKGTALLGVKAVIAESYERIHRSNLIGMGVLPLQFPEGQSAASLGLTGEETFDFTGVEELNNGTTPRTVKVTTDTGVEFDAVVRIDTPGEADYYRNGGIMQYVLRSLIRK comes from the coding sequence GTGTCGGCGAACAGCTTCGACGCCCGCAGCACGCTGCAGGTGGGCGACGAGTCGTACGAGATCTTCCGGCTGGACAAGGTGGAGGGCTCGGCTCGCCTTCCCTACAGCCTCAAGGTCCTGCTGGAGAACCTGCTCCGCACCGAGGACGGCGCGAACATCACCGCCGACCACATCCGTGCCCTCGGCGGTTGGGACTCGCAGGCCCAGCCCAGCCAGGAGATCCAGTTCACGCCGGCCCGCGTGATCATGCAGGACTTCACCGGCGTTCCCTGTGTCGTGGACCTCGCGACCATGCGTGAGGCCGTCAAGGAGCTGGGCGGCGACCCGGCGAAGATCAACCCGCTGGCGCCGGCCGAGCTGGTCATCGACCACTCCGTCATCGCCGACAAGTTCGGCACGAACGACGCCTTCAAGCAGAACGTCGACCTCGAGTACGGCCGCAACAAGGAGCGCTACCAGTTCCTGCGCTGGGGCCAGACCGCGTTCGACGAGTTCAAGGTCGTCCCGCCCGGCACCGGCATCGTCCACCAGGTGAACATCGAGCACCTGGCCCGTGTCGTCATGGTGCGCGACGGCAAGGCCTACCCGGACACCCTGGTCGGCACCGACTCGCACACCACCATGGTCAACGGCCTCGGCGTGCTCGGCTGGGGCGTCGGCGGCATCGAGGCCGAGGCCGCCATGCTCGGCCAGCCGGTCTCCATGCTCATCCCGCGTGTCGTCGGCTTCAAGCTCACCGGTGAGCTCACCCCCGGCACCACCGCCACCGACCTCGTCCTCACGATCACCGAGATGCTGCGCAAGCACGGCGTCGTCGGCAAGTTCGTCGAGTTCTACGGCGAGGGCGTCGCCGCCACCTCGCTGGCCAACCGCGCCACCATCGGCAACATGTCGCCGGAGTTCGGCTCCACCGCCGCGATCTTCCCGATCGACGACGAGACCATCAACTACATGCGGCTCACCGGCCGCAGCGAGCAGCAGCTCGCGCTGGTCGAGGCGTACGCCAAGGAGCAGGGCCTCTGGCTGGACCCGAAGGCCGAGCCGGACTTCTCCGAGAAGCTGGAGCTCGACCTCTCCACGGTCGTCCCCTCCATCGCCGGCCCGAAGCGCCCGCAGGACCGCATCGTCCTCGCCAACGCCGCCGAGCAGTTCAAGACGGACGTCCGCAACTACGTCGACTCCGTCGACGAGGCGGGCCAGGAGTCCTTCCCGGCCTCCGACTCCCCGGCCGTCGCCCCGAACGGCGCCCCGTCCAACCCGGTCACCGTGACGGCCCCCGACGGCACGTCGTACGAGATCGACCACGGTGCGGTGACGGTCGCGGCCATCACCTCCTGCACCAACACCTCCAACCCGTACGTCATGGTCGCCGCAGCGCTGGTGGCCAAGAAGGCGGTGGAGAAGGGCCTGACCCGCAAGCCGTGGGTCAAGACCACGCTGGCCCCGGGCTCCAAGGTCGTCACCGACTACTTCGAGAAGGCGGGCCTGACCCCCTACCTCGACAAGGTCGGCTTCAACCTCGTCGGCTACGGCTGCACCACCTGCATCGGCAACTCCGGCCCGCTGCCGGAGGAGGTCTCCAAGGCCGTCAACGACCACGACCTCGCGGTCACCTCGGTCCTCTCCGGCAACCGGAACTTCGAGGGCCGGATCAACCCCGACGTCAAGATGAACTACCTGGCGTCCCCGCCGCTGGTCGTGGCCTACGCGCTCGCCGGCTCCATGAAGGTCGACATCACCAAGGACGCCCTGGGCGCCGACCAGGACGGCAACCCGGTCTTCCTGAAGGACATCTGGCCGACCGAGGCCGAGGTCAACGAGGTCGTCGCCAGCGCCATCGGCGAGGACATGTTCGCCAAGTCCTACTCGGACGTCTTCGCGGGCGACGCCCAGTGGCAGGCGCTGCCGATCCCGACCGGCAACACCTTCGAGTGGGACGCCGAGTCCACCTACGTCCGCAAGCCCCCGTACTTCGAGGGCATGACGATGGAGACCACCCCGGTCTCCGACATCTCCGGCGCCCGCGTGCTCGCCAAGCTCGGCGACTCGGTCACCACCGACCACATCTCCCCGGCCGGCGCCATCAAGGCCGACACCCCGGCCGGCAAGTACCTCACCGAGCACGGTGTGGAGCGTCGTGATTTCAACTCCTACGGCTCGCGCCGCGGCAACCACGAGGTCATGATCCGCGGCACGTTCGCCAACATCCGCCTGCGCAACCAGATCGCGCCGGGCACCGAGGGCGGCTACACCCGCGACTTCACCCAGGCTGACGCCCCGGTGTCGTTCATCTACGACGCCTCGCAGAACTACCAGGCCGCCGGCATCCCGCTGGTCGTCCTGGCCGGCAAGGAGTACGGCTCCGGCTCGTCCCGCGACTGGGCCGCCAAGGGCACCGCGCTCCTCGGCGTCAAGGCCGTCATCGCCGAGTCCTACGAGCGCATCCACCGCTCGAACCTCATCGGCATGGGCGTCCTGCCGCTCCAGTTCCCGGAGGGCCAGTCCGCCGCGTCCCTCGGCCTCACCGGTGAGGAGACCTTCGACTTCACCGGCGTCGAGGAGCTCAACAACGGCACCACCCCGCGCACGGTGAAGGTCACCACCGACACCGGCGTCGAGTTCGACGCGGTCGTCCGCATCGACACCCCCGGCGAGGCGGACTACTACCGCAACGGCGGCATCATGCAGTACGTGCTGCGCAGCCTGATCCGCAAGTAA
- a CDS encoding DUF4236 domain-containing protein: protein MPLTFRKSFRILPGVRLNINKRSWSITTGGGKNGPRHTRSSTGRRTTSMDLPGPFGWRRTTKARRH, encoded by the coding sequence ATGCCGCTCACGTTCCGCAAGAGTTTCCGGATCCTTCCGGGGGTGCGCCTGAACATCAACAAGCGCTCCTGGTCCATCACCACCGGCGGCGGAAAGAACGGCCCGCGCCACACCCGCAGCAGCACCGGACGTCGTACGACATCGATGGATCTGCCCGGACCTTTCGGATGGCGGCGCACCACGAAGGCGCGCCGACACTGA
- a CDS encoding helix-turn-helix domain-containing protein, with protein sequence MADDYLVRIGKLIRDARQHRGWTQSQLAEALGTSQSAVNRIERGNQNISLEMIARIGEALDSEIVSLGYAGPMHLRVVGGRRLSGAIDVKTSKNACVALLCASLLNEGRTVLRRVARIEEVYRLLEVLGSIGVRTRWINDGVDLEIVPSAELNLETIDADAARRTRSIIMFLGPLLHRMDQFKLPYAGGCDLGTRTIEPHMIALRRFGLDIAATEGQYHAQVDRAVSPDRPIVLTERGDTVTENALLAAARHDGITVIRNASSNYMVQDLCFFLETLGVKVDGVGTTTLTVHGVPTIDVDVDYSPSEDPVEAMSLVAAAVVTESELTVRRVPIEFLEIELAVLEEMGLDHDRTPEYFADNGRTRLVDLTVRPSKLEAPIDKIHPMPFPGLNIDNVPFFAAIAAVAQGKTLIHDWVYDNRAIYLTDLNRLGGRLQLLDPHRVLVEGPTRWRAAEMMCPPALRPAVVVLLAMMAAEGTSVLRNVYVINRGYEELAERLNSVGAQIETFRDI encoded by the coding sequence ATGGCAGACGACTACCTCGTACGCATCGGCAAACTCATCCGTGACGCCCGGCAGCACCGGGGCTGGACGCAGTCGCAGCTGGCGGAGGCGCTCGGCACCAGCCAGAGCGCGGTCAACCGGATCGAGCGCGGCAATCAGAACATCAGCCTTGAGATGATCGCGCGGATCGGGGAGGCCCTCGACAGCGAGATCGTGTCCCTCGGCTACGCCGGTCCGATGCATCTGCGCGTGGTCGGCGGGCGTCGGCTGTCCGGTGCCATCGACGTGAAGACGAGCAAGAACGCGTGCGTGGCGCTGCTGTGCGCCTCTCTGCTCAACGAGGGGCGCACGGTGCTGCGCCGCGTCGCCCGCATCGAGGAGGTGTACCGCCTTCTCGAGGTGCTGGGCTCCATCGGTGTGCGCACCCGGTGGATCAACGACGGTGTCGACCTGGAGATCGTGCCGTCGGCCGAGCTGAACCTGGAGACGATCGACGCGGACGCGGCCCGCCGTACCCGCTCCATCATCATGTTCCTCGGCCCGCTGCTGCACCGCATGGACCAGTTCAAGCTGCCGTACGCCGGCGGCTGCGACCTCGGCACGCGCACGATCGAGCCGCACATGATCGCGCTGCGCCGGTTCGGCCTGGACATCGCCGCCACCGAGGGCCAGTACCACGCCCAGGTCGATCGCGCGGTCAGCCCCGACCGCCCCATCGTCCTGACCGAGCGCGGCGACACGGTGACCGAGAACGCGCTGCTCGCGGCCGCCCGGCACGACGGCATCACCGTCATCCGCAACGCCTCGTCCAACTACATGGTCCAGGACCTGTGCTTTTTCCTGGAGACGCTCGGTGTCAAGGTCGACGGCGTCGGCACGACCACGCTGACCGTGCACGGCGTGCCGACCATCGACGTCGACGTGGACTACTCCCCCTCCGAGGACCCGGTCGAGGCGATGAGCCTGGTCGCGGCGGCCGTGGTCACCGAGTCGGAGCTGACGGTGCGCCGGGTGCCGATCGAGTTCCTGGAGATCGAGCTGGCGGTCCTGGAGGAGATGGGCCTCGACCACGACCGCACGCCCGAGTACTTCGCCGACAACGGCCGCACCCGGCTGGTGGACCTCACCGTCCGGCCCTCCAAGCTGGAGGCGCCGATCGACAAGATCCACCCCATGCCGTTTCCCGGCCTGAACATCGACAACGTCCCGTTCTTCGCGGCCATCGCGGCGGTCGCCCAGGGCAAGACCCTCATCCACGACTGGGTCTACGACAACCGCGCGATCTATCTGACCGACCTGAACCGCCTCGGCGGCCGGCTCCAACTGCTCGACCCCCACCGCGTCCTGGTCGAGGGCCCGACCCGCTGGCGCGCCGCAGAGATGATGTGCCCACCGGCGCTGCGCCCCGCGGTGGTCGTCCTCCTCGCGATGATGGCGGCCGAGGGCACGTCGGTGCTGCGCAACGTGTACGTCATCAACCGCGGTTATGAGGAACTGGCGGAGCGGCTGAACTCGGTGGGGGCACAGATCGAGACGTTCCGGGACATCTGA